One Bartonella sp. TP genomic window carries:
- a CDS encoding 2'-deoxycytidine 5'-triphosphate deaminase — protein sequence MNSSHGLLADSDIKLLISTTAITSDNAIDSTQIQPASLDLRLGRVAYRVRSSFLPGADHCVEKKLSQLKIHEIDLTQGAVLETNGVYIVPLLEELNLPQAIAAIANPKSSTGRLDVFTRVISDFSECFDKIVRGYKGCLYLEICPRTFPILVRTGSRLSQLRFRKIIEPSVSRILIDDLPLRVDLSSELMGYRAKRHTNAIDVDKVASYDINEFWEPLYNSSNELILEPDQFYILASYEYVEIGCSLAAEMIPFDPLIGEFRVHYAGFFDPGFGLGEMGKSRAVLEMRSHEVPFMLSHKQIIGKLLFEPMLTVPQKLYGLDSGSNYQGQKLKLAKQFF from the coding sequence ATGAATAGTAGCCATGGTTTGCTTGCAGATTCTGATATAAAACTGCTCATAAGCACTACCGCTATTACAAGCGATAACGCGATTGATAGCACGCAGATTCAACCAGCAAGTTTAGATTTGCGCTTGGGGCGAGTAGCCTATAGAGTTAGATCCTCTTTTTTGCCAGGGGCTGACCATTGTGTAGAAAAAAAGCTTAGTCAGCTTAAGATTCATGAAATTGATCTAACACAAGGGGCTGTGCTGGAAACAAATGGTGTTTATATCGTTCCATTGTTAGAAGAGCTTAATTTACCGCAAGCTATTGCTGCGATAGCGAATCCTAAGAGTTCTACGGGGCGTTTGGATGTGTTTACACGTGTTATAAGCGATTTTAGTGAATGTTTTGATAAAATTGTAAGGGGATATAAGGGGTGCTTATATTTAGAGATTTGTCCGCGTACTTTTCCTATATTGGTTAGAACTGGCTCAAGACTTAGTCAATTGCGGTTTCGTAAAATTATAGAACCCAGCGTTAGTAGGATATTAATTGATGATTTGCCATTGCGCGTGGATTTATCTAGTGAGCTAATGGGCTATCGAGCTAAAAGACATACCAACGCCATAGATGTAGATAAAGTAGCGTCGTATGACATAAATGAATTCTGGGAACCTTTGTATAATAGCTCTAATGAGCTTATTTTAGAACCAGATCAGTTTTACATTTTGGCTTCGTATGAATATGTAGAGATAGGCTGTAGCCTAGCAGCAGAAATGATTCCATTTGACCCGTTAATAGGTGAGTTTCGCGTGCATTATGCCGGATTTTTTGACCCGGGCTTTGGCTTAGGAGAAATGGGGAAAAGTCGAGCTGTGCTTGAAATGCGTAGCCATGAAGTGCCATTTATGTTGTCGCACAAACAAATAATTGGTAAATTGCTATTTGAGCCTATGCTAACCGTACCGCAAAAGCTCTATGGGCTAGATAGTGGATCAAACTATCAGGGACAAAAATTAAAATTAGCTAAACAATTTTTTTAA
- the lexA gene encoding transcriptional repressor LexA produces MEQLTNAQNTLLQAIERLKRAMGMSPTVQELAVELGVKAPSVFEGLKRLEDKGYIRRQARKARSIEILHAQTPDKINLTAVPVLGVVAAGQPILAIENQIGQVMVPDNVLRGKCFALKVQGDSMIDADIFEGDYVVVRRQPIAENSDIVVAMIGEEATVKRLSIEGEHIELRPENQKLKPIIIGQQDELKIIGKVLHVCSGVDTEANPVTTKQEIGDVEI; encoded by the coding sequence ATGGAGCAACTGACAAACGCACAGAATACGCTATTACAGGCCATTGAACGCCTGAAACGTGCTATGGGGATGTCACCCACGGTACAAGAGCTTGCTGTGGAATTGGGTGTGAAAGCACCCAGCGTGTTTGAAGGACTCAAGCGGCTGGAAGATAAAGGCTATATTCGCAGACAGGCGCGAAAAGCGCGATCCATCGAAATCCTTCACGCGCAAACACCGGATAAAATCAATCTGACTGCCGTTCCCGTTTTGGGGGTGGTCGCGGCTGGTCAACCGATTCTTGCCATTGAAAATCAGATTGGTCAGGTCATGGTGCCGGATAATGTTCTGCGCGGAAAATGCTTTGCGCTCAAAGTGCAAGGCGACAGCATGATTGATGCTGATATTTTCGAGGGAGATTACGTTGTCGTGCGTAGGCAACCAATTGCTGAAAACAGCGATATTGTGGTGGCCATGATCGGCGAAGAAGCCACTGTAAAGCGGCTGAGTATTGAGGGGGAGCATATTGAGCTGCGCCCTGAAAATCAGAAACTAAAACCCATCATCATAGGACAACAGGATGAACTTAAAATAATTGGGAAGGTCTTACACGTCTGCTCGGGTGTTGACACCGAGGCCAACCCTGTAACGACGAAACAGGAGATTGGCGATGTCGAGATATAA
- a CDS encoding DUF2093 domain-containing protein, whose amino-acid sequence MLKEAKVLYKDGDYEIIKFGDYVICAVTNSHIMLENLSYWNVKRQEAYIDCAASLKRELELGALT is encoded by the coding sequence ATGCTAAAAGAAGCTAAAGTTTTGTATAAGGATGGCGATTATGAAATAATTAAATTTGGTGATTATGTAATATGCGCAGTTACAAATAGCCACATAATGCTAGAAAATTTAAGCTATTGGAACGTAAAACGCCAAGAAGCATACATCGATTGCGCAGCCTCACTAAAGCGAGAACTAGAGTTGGGCGCTCTTACCTAA
- a CDS encoding SlyX family protein — translation MEIESLNEQLIDTQLHLMQLQRSVDELSHLVLEQWKIMTSQSNSLKKLNDKLRLLEESSLGQIAITKPPHW, via the coding sequence ATGGAGATAGAATCGTTAAATGAGCAGTTAATTGATACGCAATTACATTTGATGCAATTGCAACGCAGCGTAGATGAGTTATCACATTTAGTGCTCGAGCAGTGGAAAATTATGACTAGCCAAAGCAATTCTTTAAAAAAACTTAATGATAAATTGCGCCTGCTAGAGGAATCTTCGTTGGGACAAATCGCTATAACTAAGCCACCGCATTGGTAG
- the mutL gene encoding DNA mismatch repair endonuclease MutL, which produces MPIQQLSETVINQIAAGEVVERPASVVKELIENAIDAQSSQIEIFTSSGGKGLIRVKDNGTGIPSEELKLAIARHCTSKFHENIHDIQHLGFRGEALPSIGSVAKLRLVSHTANAETGFEINVNAGSISEIRPASCSQGTVIEVRDLFYVTPARLKFMKSDKTESMAITQIVKNIALAYPEIAFTLNGTDRQTITYNSTNPASELSKARLQRICDILGTDFEEHCVKVELTHQNIKISGFTCIPNFNRGNNQSQFIYVNKRPIRDKLILGAIKAAYSDVITKDRYAVCVLFLELAVEDVDVNVHPAKADVRFRDPSLVRAAIISAIKNALTGVGVRPSVAASEAMANAFIAPSPPSYAPRSTLQPENRFSYAQLQETAPLLIETAYAPTAIAQSAEEVEQAEMNSSFPLGAARAQIHKNYIISQTEDGIIIIDQHAAHERIVYEKLKKALYNEPLRAQLLLVPEIVSLSEEKIDILLSQIDLFKKLGFNFENFGYNCLLVRETPAILGPVNIEELLNELSDKLLIDESENPLEKKINYIAATMACHGSVRSGRLLKTEEMNNLLRQMEETPASSTCNHGRPTYIELKLIDIERLFDRR; this is translated from the coding sequence ATGCCCATTCAGCAGTTAAGTGAAACTGTTATCAACCAAATAGCCGCTGGCGAGGTAGTTGAGCGCCCAGCTAGCGTAGTAAAAGAGTTGATAGAAAATGCTATAGACGCACAATCCTCGCAGATTGAGATATTTACATCCTCTGGTGGTAAGGGTTTGATAAGGGTAAAGGATAATGGCACAGGCATCCCGAGTGAAGAATTAAAGCTTGCTATTGCCCGTCATTGTACATCTAAATTTCATGAGAATATACATGATATACAGCATTTAGGGTTTCGCGGCGAAGCGCTGCCCTCTATCGGTTCAGTTGCTAAATTACGCTTGGTGTCACATACCGCGAATGCCGAAACTGGTTTTGAAATAAATGTTAATGCTGGTAGTATTTCCGAGATACGACCAGCTTCATGCAGCCAGGGAACTGTTATTGAGGTACGTGACTTATTTTATGTAACACCAGCTCGCTTAAAATTTATGAAAAGCGACAAAACTGAAAGCATGGCGATAACACAAATTGTAAAAAATATTGCTTTGGCTTATCCAGAAATAGCCTTTACACTAAACGGCACCGACAGGCAAACAATAACTTACAACTCAACCAATCCAGCTTCAGAGTTAAGTAAAGCCAGACTGCAAAGAATCTGCGATATATTAGGAACAGATTTTGAAGAACATTGTGTAAAAGTTGAGTTAACGCACCAAAATATAAAAATATCTGGATTTACTTGTATCCCTAATTTTAATAGAGGCAACAACCAGTCGCAATTTATCTATGTGAATAAACGGCCCATTCGTGATAAATTAATATTAGGTGCAATAAAAGCTGCCTATAGTGATGTTATTACTAAAGATCGCTACGCTGTATGCGTTTTATTTCTAGAGCTAGCTGTAGAGGATGTAGATGTTAACGTACATCCGGCAAAAGCCGATGTACGGTTTCGCGATCCTTCCCTTGTAAGAGCTGCTATAATTAGCGCTATAAAAAATGCATTAACTGGCGTAGGAGTACGGCCTAGCGTTGCCGCTAGTGAGGCTATGGCCAACGCATTTATAGCGCCGAGTCCTCCTTCTTATGCGCCGCGTAGCACGCTGCAACCAGAAAACAGATTTAGCTATGCACAGCTACAAGAAACGGCTCCCCTATTAATAGAAACAGCATATGCACCAACGGCTATTGCGCAGTCGGCAGAAGAAGTTGAGCAAGCAGAAATGAATAGCTCTTTTCCTTTAGGGGCTGCCCGAGCACAAATACACAAGAATTATATAATTTCGCAAACAGAAGACGGTATTATTATAATTGACCAACATGCCGCTCATGAACGAATAGTTTATGAAAAATTAAAAAAAGCGCTTTATAATGAACCGTTAAGAGCACAATTATTGCTGGTTCCAGAAATAGTTTCGTTAAGCGAAGAAAAAATAGATATTCTATTATCGCAAATAGATTTGTTTAAAAAATTGGGCTTCAATTTTGAAAATTTTGGCTATAATTGTTTATTAGTCCGCGAGACCCCGGCTATTTTAGGACCAGTAAATATAGAAGAATTGCTCAATGAATTAAGCGACAAATTGCTAATTGATGAAAGCGAAAATCCATTAGAAAAAAAAATTAATTATATAGCCGCTACAATGGCGTGTCACGGCTCTGTACGGTCTGGCCGTTTGTTAAAAACAGAAGAAATGAATAATTTATTGCGACAAATGGAAGAAACACCAGCAAGCTCTACATGCAATCACGGCCGCCCGACCTATATAGAACTTAAATTAATTGACATTGAGCGCTTATTTGACAGGAGATAA